Below is a window of Arabidopsis thaliana chromosome 2, partial sequence DNA.
ATCCCTTTCGTTTCAAAGATCTGCCTTTTACAGCTTATGGATCTATGGAGAGATTAATGATACTTTACGAGAATGTAAGCAATAGAGCCTCATCTTCTGGCATAATACACAACTCTTCGGATTGCTTAGAGAACTCATTCATAACAACTGCACAAGAGAAATGGGGAGTTCCGGTATACCCGGTTGGTCCACTCCATATGACCAATTCCGCAATGTCATGTCCAAGtttatttgaagaagaaagaaactgtCTTGAATggcttgagaagcaagaaacaaGCTCAGTGATCTACATAAGCATGGGGAGCTTGGCGATGACACAAGATATAGAGGCTGTGGAGATGGCCATGGGATTTGTCCAGAGTAATCAACCCTTCTTGTGGGTGATCCGACCAGGCTCTATAAACGGACAAGAATCTTTAGACTTCTTACCGGAACAGTTCAACCAAACGGTGACCGATGGAAGAGGTTTTGTTGTGAAATGGGCCCCACAAAAAGAGGTATTAAGGCATAGAGCAGTGGGAGGGTTTTGGAACCATGGTGGATGGAACTCGTGCTTGGAGAGCATAAGCAGTGGTGTACCAATGATTTGTAGGCCGTATTCTGGTGATCAGAGGGTGAATACTCGACTTATGTCACATGTTTGGCAAACCGCGTATGAGATCGAAGGTGAATTGGAAAGAGGAGCTGTTGAGATGGCCGTGAGGAGGCTCATTGTGGATCAAGAAGGTCAGGAGATGAGAATGAGAGCCACCATATTGAAGGAAGAGGTTGAAGCCTCTGTCACAACCGAAGGCTCTTCTCACAATTCTTTAAACAATTTGGTCCATGCAATAATGATGCAAATTGACGAACAATGATAAGTGGTAAATTTGGTGAGAACGAAATTACGTGTGTggtgttttaatttttaaataaaaatatgtgtttgAAGTAATAGCGGTTTTTgatgaataaattttacattcatcCAAAAAAATACAGCAATTTTGTATTGTTCTTAAGTTCTTAATGGTTGAAGCTAATTTTAGGATACAATGATATTTTCATTGGTGTTAATAACAAGCCAGTTTTTGACATGTGCCAAGTGTGTATTTGCGTACGTAGGATCCAATCTTCTTTGCAATTTTATTTGTAGCTATTAAGgaatatttgtaaataatttatagtttttataaaataaacatgtaaGAGCATACTCACTAAACAATTCTTGATCGGTATCTTTACtatatattagtaaataaaatttaagacATTATCTTTCCAGTGTCTAAAATGTCTTCCTAAAGACACAAATGTAATGCTAAAAGACACTTCCCATTTTTTAAtagggaaaaatgtcaaaaaaagcGCGAACTTTAAAATTTGGGACGATAAAAGCATGAACTTTcgaaatgtcatttaaatcataaaatttcatttgactttttaaaaaaattgtcaagTTTCGTTGACTTGACCATTTTGGGCACGTCGTTAAATTTCCGTTAACAGCATTAACTTTCTGTTACAAATTTCTGTTAAAtcgaaacgacgtcgtttttaGATCtccaaaacgacgtcgtttcattagaaaataatgatgCAAAATCCGCGTCCGCAATGGCTCGAACATATGACCTATTGGATTCATATAGGGCAATATACCGCTGAGCTACGACAataatttacaataataaCAAACATTGCATACATATACTAACCaatataatatactattaattaaaaatatatgcaattaattaaaaataacaaaattaaaaaatatatattaaataaacttaccataatatattttaaatttcaaatatttaattatatatataaagacatcttctatatttgaaaaattatagaTCTCTCTAGAATTCACATAAGTctttgcaattgtatttttggAATagataaaaactgaaaaactgaaaattgaaaataatttgcatAAGTCTTTTCtattgtattttctaaatttggaatacttaaaaattgaaaactaaaaataatttctcaaatataaaaaacatctatatagaaatttaatatttcaaatttcaaaatatatatgtatggtaggtatatttaaaaactttgtatatatttgtttttttgtagttttgtaatatataatttattgtatatattttaaattaattgtatagttttatttgttagtatatatatgctatgttttttttttatcaaactgTTCTCGTAGCTCAGCGGTAGATTGTCCTTTAGGAGTCCAATAGGTCAGATGTTCGATTCCATGTGAATGCGGATTTAGCATCATTATTTTCTAacgaaacgacgtcgttttggaAGCTCCAAAACGtccaaaacgacgtcgtttcgaTTTAACAGAAATTTCTAACAGAAGGTTAACCCCGTTAACGGAAATTTAACGACGTGCCCAAAATGACCAAGTCAACGAAActtgacaatttttttaaaaagtcaaacGAAACTTTGTGATTTAAATGACAATTCgaaagttcatgtttttttcgtcccaaatttgaaagttcgcgcattttttgacatttttccctttttttatcatattttttattagttttttatttaaagacACCCACACATAATGATCAATGTGGATGCTCTTACATGCCTACAAAACAAACCTATTTTATAGTTCTTCTTTGGGTTTTCAAATGTTCTTATAATAGAGATTGTGTATAGATTGAGCATTATCGatccaaatatataaaaagagaaagaaaaaaatatatatgatttataccCATTCATTGTTTTATAATGATCGGTAGACGttgaaaacccaaaaatgataaaattagtAGTAGCTAATTGAGTTCTAGAAATAAGGTTTGTAAACctcattagtttttttgaCATGGGATACGACTTAAGACTACTAATTATTAATTGTTCTATTTCTGTTGACACTTATTTTAAGAGGAAATCGACcctgtttctatttttagggaagaaataaatagtaaaagaTTGCTAGGAGTtagaatattaattttgtaagATGTTAGATGTGAAGTAACAAAAGAATGCCAAATATAGATTAAGTTGACGGACACGGTGGTGAACCAATGAATTTTCACatcaataatcaaaaaaaggtttaacCAATCATTCATCTATTTGCTTCCTGCCACAACTATATTTGCATCACCCCATTGTTCTTAAGCTAAAACCAAACCCCTTTCAATctcaaatctaattttaaatctaccttttcttttgtttttttctctcctcaCAAATTACTCAATTTatagttgttaattttttgAGGAGAACAAGAAGGTGGTAGtattatttcaaaatgtttACGGAAGCTGATAGCATTCCTAGGGCAAAATATGCCAACATGATGCATTCTGATCCGAATCTTTCCTCCACGATGACCCAACAAACAGAGGAAGAGTACGGTATACGCAATAGCAGTGCATCTGCGGTTGGCACGGGGATGTATGATAGAATGAGTTGCGAAGGTTCTCCAATGATGATGTCTCCTTGGAACCAAGCAACTCCATTTACTCAAACACAATGGTCTACTGTAGAAGAAAACCTACCCCAAAATGGCCTTATTGGCTCGCTTGTCCGTGAAGAAGGTCACATCTATTCATTAGCGGCCACAAAAGATCTTCTTTATACTGGCTCTGATAGCAAAAACATACGTGTGTGGAAGAATCTAAAGGAGTTCAGTGCATTCAAATGTAACAGTGGATTGGTTAAGGCCATTGTGATTTCAGGGGAGAAGATTTTCACAGGTCACCAAGACGGAAAGATTCGAGTTTGGAAAGTCTCCCCTAAGAACCAGAGCTTGCACAAACGTTCTGGAACATTACCAACTTTGAAAGATATATTCAAGGCATCTCTCAAACCAAGAAACTATGTTGAGGTGAAGAAACACCGCACTGCTCTCTGGATCAAACACGCCGATGCTGTTTCATGTTTAAGCCTAAATGATGAGCAAGGGTTGTTGTATTCTGCTTCATGGGACCGGACCATTAAGGTGTGGAGGATTGCTGATTCAAAATGTCTAGAATCAATCCCAGCTCATGATGATGCTGTAAACTCGGTGGTATCAACAACGGAAGCGATTGTTTTCTCTGGATCAGCCGATGGGACAGTCAAGGCATGGAAGAGAGACCAACAAGGAAAATACACAAAGCATACACTAATGCAAACATTAACAAAGCAAGAAAGCGCAGTCACAGCTTTGGCTGTAAGCAAGAATGGTGCGGCAGTGTACTTTGGTTCGAGTGATGGTTTGGTCAATTTTTGGGAGAGGGAGAAACAGTTGAACTACGGTGGTATTCTCAAGGGCCACAAGCTTGCTGTTCTTTGCCTAGAAGTGGCAGGGAGTCTTGTTTTTAGCGGATCTGCTGATAAGACAATATGTGTGTGGAAGAGAGATGGAAATATTCATACATGCCTCTCTGTACTAACAGGTCACACAGGTCCTGTGAAATGTTTGGCAGTAGAAGCAGACCGTGAAGCCTCCGAACGTCGGGACAAAAAATGGATTGTATATAGTGGAAGCTTGGATAAGTCAGTAAAAGTATGGGGAGTTTCAGAATCTTTCATTGACATGAACCAGATGAGTATGAtgcaacagcaacaacagcaacatGTTATATCACATTCTGAACCATTCATGTCTGATGGCAGTTTCTCTTCATCAGCTGGTGGAGCTAGCAGCCATCGAAGACACTAATCATGGTTTGTGATTTGACCATCAAATACCAACTGTGTCTGAAttattcatttgtttgttgttaaatttgaatggaaagaaaaagaaagaaaaatctagtTATGATGCAGTGTTGTACAATATGGAGGTGAGTTTgaactaattttttctttttcttttttatcataaaggtttgttgtaatttttttatattttgtgatgAAAACCTGTAACTCTATCAAACttcataataattaattttgttgtaaaCTTAGATAGGAGTTCATGCATTTCATAAGcgttttcttcaaatttttacTGTGGttaattcaaaaacaaataatcacTCAAGTTatattctttcaaaaaaataaaaattagtagaatatttaaataaaaattttgtttacgtgtcttttattatattacagtatattttaaagtataattataaaattaagcGGCATcaataaacacaaattttaattttttttttaatatttacttGTCGAATGcacattaaattaaaattaaaatgattcatattcatatgtctatatatataacttataacaaattatatatatatgttaacatagataattattaataaattttctctcataatttatttagaaaaagaaaaaagaatagaaattGAGTAAAGCGATGAGAAACGTGTGttcagagatatttgataaaaagaagtaaatcCATCTCTGGCCGTAATTGGCTGTGGCAGCCACACCCTCCTTATCCAAAATCTCCTCCTTCCTTAAAaacaatcttctcttcttttgcttctccttTCTTTGAGTCGCTTCACTTCTCTTGCATCCTTCAAACTCATCCACAGGTAATAATATTAATCAACCAATCAATAATCTCTCTTCCAACTTCTCTTCCGATCATAACCATTTCTTGAATCTGtgaatcttgttttctttttcagcaAGGAATGGCGACAGCAGCAGCACCAGCAGTGATTTCATGGACAAGATCAGGCATTGTGTCCAAATCCGGACAAACCCAGAAGAAATCTGAGATGAAAGTTTCTTACATAACTGGACTTAACTCATATGGTGGTCTCAAGGCACAGAACAACAAGGTTGTCTCAATGGGATCACCACTCTGCACAGAACAGTGTTTTGCTAACGTTGTGATGTCTCTCAAAGGAAGAAGAGGTAATGGAGGAGCCTTATCCACCACGTGTAACGCTGTCGGAGAGATTTTCAAGATTGCAGCAATCATGAACGCTCTTACTCTTGTTGGTGTTGCAGTTGGATTCGTTCTTCTTCGAATCGAAACTTCTgttgaagaagctgaagcagaGTAAATAGAGTAAATTGCTgctcttataattatatatttttggttattgttgttgtcaaGCTTTGGTAAAACTTGATGGATACATGTTACATTTGTTTATGAAGAAGCTCTTTTCTTGGTAGATGAAAAAATTGGGAATCCTCACTAATCAGTAACTCTGCATCTACTGTTTTATCCATGCCCTCCATTGCTTCATATATCtcttcatataatttttttgtgaaacttGCTTTAGTGTTGAGAAAATGAACGAGATTGCTTTTTATAATCTACTCCTTTTCCTTTGGACATCATAGGTGtttacattgattttattaggTGAGAATAATCTTGGTTTGTGAGGTAGCCATTCCGGTAAAGTGTTTACATgagataattaaaaatcattgcTGTTGCATTTTTAATGAAACTCTTAGCACGAACATTATTACAGTTAGAATACTAATCGTTAGTTGAGTAATATGAGGGAGCATCCAGGATCAAAAGCATCTTGATTGAGTCCAAAAAAGTTGACtcgaaaaaacacaaactggATGATGTCATTAACAAAATCCCTCATAAAGTACTACTAGAAAACTTAGCAACTTTTTCAGACTAACGGGCGAGTAAAGTGATAAACTCTGACTGGCCACAACCGTAAGCGGCTAGCTTGTAATCAAGACAGACTATGAGGACTCGCATATATGCATCACTCTAGAACGCATCCTTCTTTGGTTGATATGAAATGATTCAAGCAGTGGAGATAACATTAAATGTGCATCAACACTCTCATTCAATGCTATCGAGAAGCATCATTGCGCTTTTCCATTGATTCTAGTAAAATAGTACCCATGCCTCTTTTTTGGTAACTCTTCTCACTTACGGTCAGAGAGATCACATTATCAAGTCTCACCAATCCCGTCTAATTAAAGTTGTAAATAATACTCATTCCGTTCCTTTAATTTAGAGGGCAGAAGCAAGAGAAAATTTTAGGGCCTTTACTTAAACTATTTTTCCTATGAGAATAAATTTTAGAATCTTGCAAAAATATGGACTTATTTGTATAATGATGTTTAATTTGTAGGAGCTAAAATTAGCAAACACTACGTAAAGACAATTGAAATCGATATCATAAACGTTTAAGGAAAGACAAGAGAGGAGTCGAGCTGATGAACTCTTTCTTTAACCCTTTGAATCACTCGTAGTGTGACGGTTTTTGTGTGATTCAAGGATCCCATGATACAACCTCTATAAACTGATGTCGCACCACTCGAAAACAGCTCTAACGAACCAAGTTTCTACGATCCTCTCAAATACTTACTTTCTTAACAAAGAGAGATTGTTGGATATATGTGTTTCTATATGAACGGTGAAATTCTCAATAtgttaagaagaagacatCAAACATGCATATATAGAGGTTTGAGATTGGTTTGATTCTTAAGATCAATCAACCACAACCATCGCAAATCCAGGAGAGGTGGATGATAGGATGAGGCAACTATCTCACAGTGAAACCGAGTCTCAAAGAGacgtgaaacaaaaaagactGATTCTCATGGAAGTATTCAACTCGACCCAACACACTTTTGGAGGTCCAATGATAGTAAAGCCAAATCATTGTGACCCACTTCTCATTCGcacaatttaattttataaagcccacttaactttaaaataaaatttggtcCAACATAATTGAGCCTTACAAAATTGTGGTCTAAAACCATGTTTCATCTAGCTAGTGGCTAGGCTTAGAGGCAACCCTGATAATACTTGATCTAAGATCCACTAACACGATATTCCAACTTTGAAATGTATGCACATCATTAGATGCTATATGACCAAGAAAGATATATTTGACAGAGAAATTTGCTTAGATTTGTCTAATTAATTATCTTCGCTCGAGACTAAGGCAAAACAGTCCACCAACGGTAAGCCTAATAAGTCAatgcatttgtttttttctaagacGTCAATGCATTTCgttctttttttccattgtCCCAAAATACTCATCCTTTTATATTAGAAGAATTTGTAGCcaaattttcgtttttaagtgatgttataaattttacattctaCAAGGTTAATTGTTATTCTTTATTGTTACTGTAAATATTGATgcattttattgttattttaatattatgataactttctaaaattttgtatGCATAATTATGTATAAACATCATCTAAGCgacataagaaaataattttttcgaTCTTGTTAtttacagaaaaataaagaaaacaaattgtacAAAACTCAAGGCACGAGTCCTAATCTTATATTTGGAGATACTATAGGTCACTTCGTAGGTGGTGTTTCGAGATCAAGTTAGCCATTGAAGAAGTCATAATTGTCATCAAAGCAGTAAACAAACGTAAAATGAGGATAAACAATTGATGAAATCATAGAAAAATCACACATAATACGGATATTGTATTATTCAAACGTAGTTGGATTGTACTGATTTTGAGTATAATAACATCGAATATAGATTCAATTATTGAGATGCGTATTGCTttattatcataaattaataaggtTCTGCCATTCTGGTCAGTTCTAGTTGGTGGCTTTAACTTGAATGTACAACAGCCTAAGATTTAATACGGTAACAAAAAGAAGTGTACTTGTACCTGACCCAAATTAGCAAGAAAAGATTTGTAGTATGATTTATTTTGATGGAACCTTGAACCTTCGAATAAGTAATTAAAGTGAAAAGCTCTATTACGTATGGGTCAATTCATGTTAACatctcaaataaaattttaattagtgatttttttcctaataTCTTGCGGATTGATGTCAAAATGGCTTTcgagtttattttttaaaatatatttattccTAATTCCAAATTTAAGAACATGAAATCAATTCAAATGAGGTTGTACACTTCAAAATTCGTAATAACATCACTAGACGGAAAAAGAGTGATAACtgataagaaaacaacatataATAAGGGATGATAAAGGACAACAACACgatgacaaaaataaacttcATTATTCCAATTAATAATGAAGTACATTTCCAAATAAACAATTACTAAAACTTATACCTAACGGAGAATTAATACTTTATTCTTGaagtttgaacaaaaataaatatactttatTTACTCAAATagtagataaataaaaatcctcTGTTCCTTCCTTCTCCCACAAATCAAACAAGtgactttttatatttatcttattaattCTGTAGTCTCGAGATTCGCTTTTTCTCCTGCTTActtctttttatcatcttctctttgtcggtttgatttggaaaaactttctgcaaaaaaaagagagattcttAAACTTTTTATCTCAAGATCCTTtcaaaaaatctgaaaagagaagatttttaataaaaaagaatggtTGAAACTGGtcaccatcatcaacatccaCCGGCACCGGCTGCAGCCGGTCATCCGCCGGTTCCATCCATGGCGATGGCGCGTAACATGGGAACCACTTGGCCTCCGGCGGAGcaacttcatcatcttcaatatTGCATCCACTCTAACCCTTCTTGGCGttagtctctctctttctgctTATActactttctttatttttgtttcagatgtaaaaaataaaaattataatcttttCAGTCAAAAGTTGTATTAGTTCAgttctgtctctctctctctttatctgcTTTATGTTGTGTCTTAATTTGTTTACCAAAAGATTAGTTTAGATCTCAGTATCTGATTcgattctttatatttttcctctGTGTTGACTATATTTTAGCTTGTGTTGGGGACTAATTAGCTTTAAATCTAATGATAAATGTTGTATAATTGTTCTTGAGACACACTAATTGATTAAGATTAAAATAAACTGTTTCGTTATTACTTGTTTATGTAGTTGGTGAATCCAAAATGCTATAAGAATTGAATCCTTAGCAGTTAAAAGTGTGGGGTTGGGTTTATGCTAACACTGGTCATGGAAAATGAAATGCAATTAGTGTTTTACCATTACAAGAAATGCCATTTTTAAGGGATTTTGTAACAAAAGGATTGTAttattgtttccttttaaGAATTGATTTGTCTCATTTCCATTAACAATGAATCATTTTACAGATGAGACGGTTGTACTGGCTTTCCAGCATTACATCGTTATGCTCGGGACTACTGTTTTGATTGCCAACACACTAGTGTCACCAATGGGTGGAGATCCTGTATgtgatgtttttggtttttggatccGGTTGTCtaatatttatgttattatatgattctgaAATCGACCGTTTGGTATTTTGAACGATAATAGGGTGATAAAGCGCGGGTTATCCAGACTATATTGTTTATGTCGGGCATAAACACGTTGCTACAAACGCTTATCGGGACAAGGCTTCCCACGGTTATGGGAGTATCGTTCGCGTATGTTCTTCCCGTATTGTCTATAATCAGAGATTACAACAATGGTCAATTCGATTCCGAGAAACAGGTTAAAGCTCGTTTTATACTTGCGCGGTACGgttgctatatatatatttttttttttacttgacaAATGCCATTTTCCTTGTAGAGATTCCGACATACTATGAGAACGGTACAAGGATCATTAATCATTTCTTCATTCGTCAACATCATAATCGGATATGGTCAGGCATGGGGGAACTTAATAAGGTAATATAAAAGATCAATATATAACATTACTAGTTTAGAAGCTGATGgaagttttaacatttaatGATTATGGTTTCTTTAATGCAGAATCTTTAGTCCCATCATTGTTGTGCCCGTTGTTTCTGTTGTGAGCCTTGGCCTATTCCTTAGAGGCTTCCCACTGGTAACAATTTCAACTAAAGTATTCAgctttaacaaattttaactCCTTCACTAAGTCATTATGTGATCTCTTCGGATTTTAACAGCTTGCAAACTGTGTGGAAATCGGTCTACCAATGCTGATTCTGTTGATCATCACACAGCAAGTCGggctttttattattttccgCGCTATATATGGTGGTGATTGTTTAGATATGTAATATTAAATCTTGCTACTGTTCATCTTGCAGTATCTTAAACATGCATTCTCAAGGATTTCTATGATTCTTGAAAGATATGCTTTACTTGTTTGCCTGGCTATCATATGGGCTTTTGCTGCTATCCTTACTGTTTCTGGTGCTTATAATAATGTTTCTACcgcaacaaaacaaagttgtCGAACTGATCGTGCCTTTCTTATGTCATCAGCTCCCTGGTAGGTTGATTACTATTTgacttgattcttcttttcttctaagGTCTAAATATCTTTATACTCAGTCACTCAAACTCATCTTTCAGGATTAGAATCCCATATCCATTCCAGTGGGGGACTCCGATATTCAAAGCGAGTCATGTTTTTGGAATGTTTGGTGCTGCAATTGTCGCATCTGCAGAGGTTGTTATTCATCATATTAGTTTCTAGCTTATGTTAAATATTCTTCATGTTACATGCTACAACTTGTTCTTATGTTATGTATATCCTTATTTTCTTTAGTCTACCGGAGTATTTTTCGCTGCATCTAGACTAGCAGGAGCAACAGCGCCTCCAGCACATGTCGTCTCTCGTAGTATCGGTCTACAGGTTTTATTTCCAGACActaagaaagttttttttaatcttttcgTTTTCTGTTCTCTCTGCTAATGTTCCGAATAAGTCTATAAGCTGTTATATTTTCCTTTAAGGGTATTGGTGTGCTCCTTGAAGGAATATTTGGTTCCATTACTGGCAATACCGCGTCCGTGTAAGTTCTAAATATCTCTTGCTATATGTGCTACTATCCTTTCAGAATTTATACAAAGAAACTAGGTATATAATTCATCTTGATGATATATACAGGGAAAATGTCGGTCTCCTTGGCCTCACACGAATAGGGAGTAGACGAGTGGTGCAGGTTTCAACGTTTTTCATGATATTTTTCTCCATATTTGGTTTGTCTTTCAACCCTCTAATCAGTCATCTTGACTAAGTATAGAAAGTAGCCGTTCATGGGTTTTAAATCCGCGTGTTTTCAATGATCTTCAGGAAAATTTGGCGCGTTCTTTGCGTCTATTCCGCTTCCAATCTTTGCAGGCGTATACTGTATACTACTTGGAATCGTTGGTGAGTAGCATTTTGTATATGAACCTACACTACCTGATTTCTTGTAAAAGCCGGGGCTGCTTATGATACTTTTGTTATGTGATTGGCCCAGTTGCTGTTGGAATATCGTTTATACAGTTTACCGACACTAATTCGATGAGAAACATGTACGTCATTGgtgtctctctcttcttaagTCTTTCCATCGCTCAGTACTTTCTTGCCAACACTTCAAGAGCAGGATATGGACCAGTTAGGACAGCAGGAGGATGGGTAAGCCTTTCAAAGAACCATTGTTTGAAACACCATTTTACGGTAGTATAGGGAGTGATATAATATTTCTACTATatagtgtttctttttcttaaatgtgATGTCGCGGTGAATTGTGGTGCAGTTCAACGATATACTTAATACGATATTTGCTTCGGCTCCGTTGGTGGCGACCATTCTTGCGACCATACTAGATAACACGTTGGAAGCAAGACATGCAAGTGACGACGCAAGAGGAATCCCGTGGTGGAAGCCCTTCCAGCACAGGAACGGAGACGGCAGGAACGATGAGTTCTATAGTATGCCCCTTAGAATCAACGAGTTAATGCCGACACGGTTCCTTTGAAGACTGCCCCTGAACGTTTCTTCTGTATTTGGAAATGTAAGATATGATTATGTGCATACCTTGTAGCTTCATTGGGGAAAAATTGAGTCCAGTGGATACAAATGAACATAGGCCTTTGATGGAAAAAGCTATTTTTTTGCAAACTATATAACTTGTGTTACTAGATTACTTTGCCTTTCATATCATTAGCATACCTTTTGAACAAGTGCTTTATACCACATatacaaacaatttttgttctttcattgtttcttaGAGCAGCTCCAATGCAAGGTTCTCTCACTATATTTGTGGAGTTCTCtgattttttgataaaaaaaataaatgaaaactaaactaaaagaagagaatcgatTCTCTGTAGAGAGTTTATGGAGGCTGAGAGAGCCTCACACGTGGCAAGCTATGATTGGTAGAAATTTATAACAGaacatagaaaaataaaaatggacgCTggagagtttttttctttctctccgtCAAatctatttctcttcttcgcGATACAGTTGCTCTGAGGCGAAATGCAAATTCCGGTGGAGTCGAGTCTCCGACATATCTGTTTGGGTCGCTATAGCACCGTCGAATGAACGAAGGAGAATCGATGGAGGAGTAAAATCTTTCCGATTTGGAGTGAAGTCGATCAAGGAAGCTCCAAAATCTTTCCAAGGTATGAATCAAGCCATTTCTGAATTTAGTCTTAGATTGTTTGGAGGCTCTCTGAAGCATTGATTTTATGAGCTATCTGTTTGTGTTATTCTGTATCTAAGTATACAAGCACATGCATGACAATCACAATCCATTAGACATTAAGAACTTTTATTCTGTTAGTGAGTTACTCGACAAAAGATTGTGCAGAATATCCGCAAAGCTGTGGCAATGTTGAAGAACATTGTTGTACAATTGGAGACAAATAAAAGGTACTATGT
It encodes the following:
- a CDS encoding Transducin/WD40 repeat-like superfamily protein (Transducin/WD40 repeat-like superfamily protein; CONTAINS InterPro DOMAIN/s: WD40 repeat 2 (InterPro:IPR019782), WD40 repeat-like-containing domain (InterPro:IPR011046), WD40-repeat-containing domain (InterPro:IPR017986), WD40/YVTN repeat-like-containing domain (InterPro:IPR015943), WD40 repeat (InterPro:IPR001680), WD40 repeat, subgroup (InterPro:IPR019781), G-protein beta WD-40 repeat, region (InterPro:IPR020472); BEST Arabidopsis thaliana protein match is: Transducin/WD40 repeat-like superfamily protein (TAIR:AT4G34380.1); Has 38085 Blast hits to 18995 proteins in 635 species: Archae - 34; Bacteria - 5266; Metazoa - 14476; Fungi - 8827; Plants - 4594; Viruses - 0; Other Eukaryotes - 4888 (source: NCBI BLink).), which gives rise to MFTEADSIPRAKYANMMHSDPNLSSTMTQQTEEEYGIRNSSASAVGTGMYDRMSCEGSPMMMSPWNQATPFTQTQWSTVEENLPQNGLIGSLVREEGHIYSLAATKDLLYTGSDSKNIRVWKNLKEFSAFKCNSGLVKAIVISGEKIFTGHQDGKIRVWKVSPKNQSLHKRSGTLPTLKDIFKASLKPRNYVEVKKHRTALWIKHADAVSCLSLNDEQGLLYSASWDRTIKVWRIADSKCLESIPAHDDAVNSVVSTTEAIVFSGSADGTVKAWKRDQQGKYTKHTLMQTLTKQESAVTALAVSKNGAAVYFGSSDGLVNFWEREKQLNYGGILKGHKLAVLCLEVAGSLVFSGSADKTICVWKRDGNIHTCLSVLTGHTGPVKCLAVEADREASERRDKKWIVYSGSLDKSVKVWGVSESFIDMNQMSMMQQQQQQHVISHSEPFMSDGSFSSSAGGASSHRRH
- a CDS encoding cytochrome b6f complex subunit (petM) (cytochrome b6f complex subunit (petM), putative; Has 37 Blast hits to 37 proteins in 10 species: Archae - 0; Bacteria - 0; Metazoa - 0; Fungi - 0; Plants - 37; Viruses - 0; Other Eukaryotes - 0 (source: NCBI BLink).) translates to MATAAAPAVISWTRSGIVSKSGQTQKKSEMKVSYITGLNSYGGLKAQNNKVVSMGSPLCTEQCFANVVMSLKGRRVGFVLLRIETSVEEAEAE
- a CDS encoding cytochrome b6f complex subunit (petM) (cytochrome b6f complex subunit (petM), putative; FUNCTIONS IN: plastoquinol-plastocyanin reductase activity; LOCATED IN: chloroplast thylakoid membrane; EXPRESSED IN: 22 plant structures; EXPRESSED DURING: 13 growth stages; CONTAINS InterPro DOMAIN/s: PetM of cytochrome b6/f complex subunit 7 (InterPro:IPR012595); Has 54 Blast hits to 54 proteins in 16 species: Archae - 0; Bacteria - 0; Metazoa - 0; Fungi - 0; Plants - 54; Viruses - 0; Other Eukaryotes - 0 (source: NCBI BLink).), giving the protein MATAAAPAVISWTRSGIVSKSGQTQKKSEMKVSYITGLNSYGGLKAQNNKVVSMGSPLCTEQCFANVVMSLKGRRGNGGALSTTCNAVGEIFKIAAIMNALTLVGVAVGFVLLRIETSVEEAEAE